One window of Paroedura picta isolate Pp20150507F chromosome 2, Ppicta_v3.0, whole genome shotgun sequence genomic DNA carries:
- the B4GALNT4 gene encoding N-acetyl-beta-glucosaminyl-glycoprotein 4-beta-N-acetylgalactosaminyltransferase 1 isoform X3 gives MGYRSTMRPWGHLEGLGSEWTAPGEFTKFSSQVSKPIRLLSSRHYYFELLHKQDDHGSDHVEVGWRVFLPSFKFEVVDSPYISLYADESSLKMNEVEHVPQSLASYAGSYLWGAQRDEHGADMLKPDPRDTFFLTPQIEPSHVENVLVPCAYSPTYVVKDFPIARYQGLQFVYLSFVYPNDFTRLTHMETENKCFYRESPLYLEKFGFYKYMKMDEEEDDFHQRAFLFLNPENFLEEEEEGADSPEPTDLPPPDTKDRSPNTLDPRMFPGTQRKERTLTTKEYGDDMNYYAFHQKQKRFNEEGAVAGQPVTIGSKDGPSLSPVTSSKGFEAYDTAEVKQDIIHRRSLSWAPNEEDEENGQKENDLGMLPPSKRGSSLSLHPHLSVSFFAGKAKQQSPKEETPPMKENKKSPEKVYVTRLQPSKKKAPSQKGTFPGVFLYPKPPRKMQLKSRRPQHRPAPSNKFHSIPGRRIPWLTGNISRETDPSKRKSQRANRKWEQLYDQEISRSKMKHNVQPSVLTMPAEGLFSKEHFEVSTPSRVTLDYNSSETVLSEGVRVTSFLRMSEMTESQQDEAEGPEKAQEEEVEEELSDYSYENSELQQSWLEDSINWQRTFSVSPVDFELLRSDWNDLRCNVSGNLQLSESEVVDVVAQYMEKLNEKNGGIYTLLRIINVEKRRDTARGNRYLVELELMERGQRTVRLSEYIYVLLHQGKSEDSTEVNPEGPATVSTESQPPPSAWSLLYGKPILCRPQQLNWRRDVMVHFVVPVKNQARWVQQFISDMANLYLNTKDANFNIILVDFDSEDMDVEKALQEAHLPRYQYLKRTGNFERSAGLQAGVDSIEDGSSIVFLCDLHIHFPLNILDSIRKHCVEGKLAYAPIVMRLGCGSSPQEPNGYWEVNGFGLFGIYKSDFDRIGGMNTEEFRDRWGGEDWELLDRVLQSGLEVERLRLRNFYHYYHSKRGMWNSRNKKTPKD, from the exons ctGGGTTCTGAGTGGACTGCCCCAGGAGAGTTCACAAAATTCAGCTCACAAGTTTCCAAGCCTATCCG ACTACTCTCCTCCAGGCACTACTACTTTGAGCTCCTCCACAAGCAAGATGACCATGGGTCAGATCATGTGGAAGTTGGT tgGCGCGTTTTCCTTCCTAGCTTCAAGTTTGAAGTGGTTGATTCCCCCTACATCTCACTGTATGCAG ATGAATCCAGTTTGAAAATGAATGAGGTGGAACACGTGCCTCAGTCTCTCGCCAGCTATGCTGGCAGCTATCTGTGGGGAGCACAGAGAGATGAACATGGAGCAGATATGCTGAAGCCTGACCCACGAGATACTTTCTTCCTCA CTCCCCAGATCGAGCCATCCCATGTGGAGAATGTGCTGGTGCCCTGTGCTTACAGCCCCACGTATGTGGTGAAGGACTTCCCAATTGCCCGCTACCAGGGCCTGCAATTT GTCTACCTCTCATTTGTCTACCCCAATGATTTCACCCGGCTTACTCACATGGAAACAGAGAACAAATGCTTCTACAGAGAGTCTCCCCTTTATCTGGAAAA ATTTGGCTTTTACAAGTACATGAagatggatgaagaagaagatgattttCACCAGAGAGCCTTTCTGTTCCTGAACCCTGAAA ATTTtctagaagaggaagaggaaggagctgACAGTCCTGAGCCCACGGACCTACCACCTCCTGATACCAAGGACAGGAGCCCCAATACGCTGGATCCTCGTATGTTCCCTGGGacccagagaaaggagagaacTCTGACCACAAAAGAATATGGGGATGACATGAACTACTATGCCTTCCATCAGAAGCAGAAGAGGTTTAATGAAGAGGGAGCTGTAGCAGGGCAGCCTGTCACTATAGGCTCAAAGGACGGACCCAGCCTGAGCCCTGTGACTTCATCTAAGGGCTTCGAGGCCTATGATACTGCAGAAGTAAAGCAAGACATTATTCATAGACGGTCTCTCAGCTGGGCACCAaatgaggaggatgaggagaatgGTCAGAAGGAGAATGACCTGGGAATGTTGCCACCATCTAAGCGGGGCAGCTCCCTCAGCCTACATCCTCacctctctgtgtctttctttgCTGGAAAGGCCAAACAGCAGAGTCCCAAAGAGGAAACCCCCCCCATGAAGGAGAATAAGAAATCCCCAGAGAAAGTGTATGTGACTCGGCTGCAGCCTAGCAAAAAGAAAGCCCCATCTCAAAAAGGTACTTTCCCTGGAGTTTTCCTCTATCCCAAGCCTCCAAGGAAGATGCAGTTGAAATCCAGGAGGCCTCAACATCGGCCTGCTCCCTCCAACAAATTTCACAGTATTCCTGGTCGTAGGATACCTTGGCTCACTGGCAACATTTCCAGGGAAACCGATCCATCCAAAAGGAAGAGCCAGCGGGCCAACCGGAAATGGGAGCAACTTTAtgatcaggagatctccagatccaaAATGAAGCACAACGTGCAGCCTAGTGTGCTAACCATGCCTGCAGAAGGGCTCTTCAGCAAAGAACATTTTGAAGTTTCAACCCCGTCAAGGGTGACCCTGGATTACAACTCCTCGGAGACAGTGCTCTCTGAAGGGGTGAGAGTGACATCTTTCCTGAGGATGTCGGAAATGACAGAGTCTCAGCAGGATGAGGCTGAGGGCCCAGAgaaggctcaggaggaggaggtggaagaggaATTGTCTGATTACAGCTATGAGAACTCTGAGCTGCAGCAGAGCTGGCTAGAGGATTCCATCAATTGGCAAAGGACGTTCAGTGTCAGCCCGGTGGACTTTGAGCTGTTGCGCTCAGACTGGAATGACCTGCGGTGCAATGTCTCAGGAAACCTGCAGCTGAGTGAGAGTGAGGTGGTCGATGTGGTGGCCCAGTATATGGAGAAACTCAATGAGAAGAATGGCGG CATCTACACCCTCTTGCGGATCATCAATGTGGAGAAACGGCGAGACACGGCCCGGGGGAACCGCTATCTGGTGGAGCTGGAGTTGATGGAGAGGGGTCAGAGGACTGTACGGCTCTCGGAGTACATCTATGTCCTCCTGCACCAGGGCAAGTCAGAAGACAGCACTGAAGTCAACCCTGAAGGGCCTGCAACTGTGTCCACTGAGTCTCAGCCACCACCTAGTGCCTGGAGTCTGCTGTATGGAAAGCCCATCCTGTGCCGGCCTCAGCAGCTTAACTGGAGGCGTGATGTCATGGTGCATTTTGTGGTGCCAG TGAAAAACCAGGCTCGTTGGGTTCAGCAGTTCATCTCTGACATGGCCAACCTATACTTGAACACTAAGGATGCCAACTTCAACATTATCCTGGTGGATTTTGATAGCGAGGACATGGATGTGGAGAAGGCACTACAGGAGGCTCACCTGCCCAG GTACCAATACTTGAAGCGCACAGGGAACTTTGAACGCTCTGCAGGACTGCAGGCTGGCGTGGACTCCATAGAG GATGGCAGCAGCATTGTTTTCCTGTGTGACCTGCACATCCACTTCCCCCTCAACATTTTAGACAGCATTCGGAAGCATTGTGTGGAGGGAAAACTGGCTTACGCACCCATCGTCATGAGGCTGGGCTGTGGGAGCTCTCCGCAAGAACCCAATG GCTATTGGGAAGTTAATGGTTTTGGCCTCTTTGGAATCTACAAGTCTGACTTTGATCGTATTGGAGGGATGAATACGGAGGAGTTCCGGGACCGCTGGGGTGGAGAGGACTGGGAGTTGCTGGACAG AGTGCTGCAGAGTGGGCTAGAAGTAGAACGTTTGCGACTCAGGAACTTTTACCATTACTACCATTCCAAGCGTGGCATGTGGAATTCACGCAACAAGAAGACACCCAAAGACTAA